The Achromobacter spanius genome includes the window CTTCCAGCGCGGAATACCCTTGCTTGATGACCACGTGACAGGTCGTGCACGCACACGACAATTCGCAGGCGTGCTCGATGTCGATGTGGTTGTCCAGCAATACGCGACAGATCGACACGCCCTTGGGCGCGTCTTCAATCACAGCGCCTTCCGGGCAGTAGTCGGGATGAGGCAATACAGTCAGTTTCGGCATAACGTCTTTTCAGGCAATCTCATCAAGTTTGCGGCCAGCCAACGCAGCGCGAATGCTGCGATCCATGCGGCGCGCGGCAAAGTCGTCGGTAGCGGCCGACAAGGCTTGCACCGCGGCTTTCACCGTTTCCACATCGTCGGCAGTCTGTGCACCGATGGCATCCTGCAGGCATTCGTCGACGCGCTTGCGTTCGTCAGCATCCAGCAAGTCACCGTCCACAGCCAGCGCGGCCTGCACCGATTCCACAAGTTGGCGCGCGTCCACTTGCTGCTCGCGCAACATGCGCGCGCGGGCATCCGTATCCGCCTGCGCGACGCTGTCGGCCAGCATCTGCGCAATTTCGTCGTCGCCCAGCCCATAAGACGGCTTGACCGAAACGGCGGCCTCGACACCCGTGCTTTGCTCGCGGGCAGTCACGCTCAGCAGCCCGTCGGCGTCCACCTGGAACGTCACGCGGATACGCGCCGCGCCAGCCACCATGGGGGGA containing:
- the fdx gene encoding ISC system 2Fe-2S type ferredoxin — encoded protein: MPKLTVLPHPDYCPEGAVIEDAPKGVSICRVLLDNHIDIEHACELSCACTTCHVVIKQGYSALEDATDDEEDLLDKAWGLTPTSRLSCQALVTDTDLTVEIPKYTINHAKEGH